A genomic window from Ciona intestinalis chromosome 8, KH, whole genome shotgun sequence includes:
- the LOC100185630 gene encoding uncharacterized protein LOC100185630 isoform X2: MIRLIFTFVLLAFITPSSKTCIVPERGTRFGDLGKRSDVVLRAVVNRTIATQASANRYEAVFHVTGLFPSKSGGFQRGERITVGPFGPAPRCTPVEVGSQYILFLRRNPEGTGFRYRLRYNPIASSRRTVFFFGRLLAGKITGRHFMVSGCRELARPRNGKVQCTYGRERCRFMCNRGFRLTGGPAYKSCSKSDMVWTPPGNPRCISLSAPVENTRRGWRPARTRIRTIVRNTGEEEEEEEEEEEEEEEEEEEAPRPIQLRKSKKKPPPKAVRRPINRPGNPPTPNRTLRVGGAQPGPRDETPTVPSEIDVPAENNTSEVTTTQEPSTTTTTTPAPTTTTTTTPTPAPTTTTATTTTPATPATTRLPTTIRRRTTIPWFLTNPSSDPPAHTTTTRRTPLVLNAQYQVENVGEEWVDSMGITNRPVLTATNEVVGCPVYNGTIIISSSWYGGFDGRAYFPGVGKTFSGWVARISFNIPLENLETYTVNLHSIAHSRTEYCFVPKYYNVNLYQGQDLTISFVGRYSGTGQIIGKAELLGLCSGWQIDGKTVGKLLPMDATTTNVSEAWTTDTTIQMVSGNPPSREDKSQEELWNLFSTTTRTPTSSEAIITASPIQNDLNESPALPPVTQERRCASYTPNGRPAPGGETEVSWEAKSNYETFDYNEVIHKSMLFYEAQMSGELPDGHRIPWRGDSNIKDGCSIDKDLSGGWYNGGGAVKTTSLIAFSTTMLAWGAIEYGEAYEVAGEYSHVLQQIRWAAQYLIKCHTAENELVVQVGKYMSAQTDWSRPEDTTQTDRSIYSINADQPGSDAASDVAAALAAASIFFNQTDSAFSSTCLTHARQLFTFAHTNRGVYSASIPRENTRYFSFSGAEDELAWAAIWLYKATYEDEYLDMAQSFHNEITNHRNIFFWDDKTKGVEVLLAKATNSRQYKTPVFAFANWLQTGTYKIPGGMVWLNYRGPNMHSAYVAFLSVQAAELADTEADTNRYLNFSMTQMAALSGKNTNHSFVVGLGLNAPQNPHHRSSSCGSEPAICNKNAISQGSRNAHKLYGALVGGPDQFGRYVDRASDYIRNEVAIDFNAGLQSLAAGLKQREMTIQAKRSRNSAP; the protein is encoded by the exons ATGATTCGTTTAATCTTCACGTTCGTTTTACTTGCGTTTATTACACCGTCTTCGAAGACTTGTATAGTCCCTGAACGAGGTACACGGTTTGGAGATTTAGGAAAAAG ATCAGATGTTGTACTTCGTGCTGTGGTAAATAGAACCATAGCAACGCAAGCGTCAGCTAATCGTTATGAAGCGGTATTCCACGTCACTGGCTTGTTCCCGTCCAAGTCCGGAGGTTTTCAACGTGGAGAAAGAATCAC GGTCGGTCCGTTCGGTCCAGCACCACGATGCACACCCGTGGAAGTTGGTTcgcaatatattttatttttaagaagAAACCCAGAGGGTACCGGTTTCCGATACAGACTACGATACAATCCGATCGCTTCGTCGAGACGAACCGTGTTCTTTTTTGGACGACTCTTAGCTG GAAAAATTACCGGCCGACACTTCATGGTTTCTGGTTGCCGAGAACTGGCACGACCACGAAATGGGAAAGTTCAATGTACGTATGGAAGGGAGAGATGTCGTTTTATGTGTAACCGAGGCTTTAGACTCACTGGGGGACCTGCCTACAAATCTTGCAGTAAGAGTGACATGGTGTGGACACCCCCAGGTAATCCAAGGTGTATTTCATTATCCGCTCCGGTGGAAAACACGAGAAGAGGCTGGAGACCCGCCCGCACAAGGATAAGGACAATAGTTAGAAACACAggagaagaagaggaagaggaggaagaggaagaagaagaggaagaagaagaggaagaagaagctCCACGACCAATTCAATTGCGAAAATCGAAGAAGAAACCACCTCCAAAAGCAGTTCGCAGGCCAATTAATCGACCAGGAAATCCACCAACGCCAAACCGTACATTGAGGGTAGGAGGTGCTCAGCCTGGGCCGCGTGATGAAACCCCAACAGTTCCAAGCGAAATCGATGTTCCTGCTGAAAATAATACAAGTGAGGTGACGACCACGCAAGAGCCATCAACAACTACTACAACTACACCAGCACCAACTACTACA acgacgacgacaCCAACGCcggcaccaacaacaacaacagcgaCTACTACCACACCAGCAACACCTGCTACAACCAGACTGCCAACTACGATTAGAAGAAGGACAACCATTCCCTGGTTCTTGACAAACCCTTCTTCCGACCCACCTGCTCACACAACCACCACGCGCAGAACTCCTTTAGTTTTAAACGCGCAATATCAAGTAGAAAACGTCGGCGAGGAATGGGTTGATTCGATGGGTATTACGAACCGCCCTGTGTTAACGGCCACCAACGAAGTTGTCGGCTGCCCGGTATATAATGGAACGATTATAATCAGTAGTAGTTGGTATGGTGGCTTTGACGGTCGTGCGTATTTCCCTGGTGTAGGCAAAACCTTTAGCGGCTGGGTAGCGCGCATTAGTTTCAATATTCCGCTAGAAAATCTGGAAACATACACAGTAAACTTACACAGCATTGCTCACAGTAGAACGGAATATTGTTTTGTCCCAAAATACTACAATGTCAATCTTTACCAAGGGCAG GACCTCACAATCAGCTTTGTCGGCCGGTACTCTGGAACCGGACAAATCATCGGCAAAGCAGAGTTGCTGGGTTTATGCAGTGGGTGGCAGATTGACGGTAAAACCGTCGGCAAGCTTTTGCCAATGGACGCAACGACTACAAACGTTTCTGAAGCGTGGACAACCGACAC AACAATTCAGATGGTTTCAGGAAACCCACCATCCAGAGAAGATAAAAGCCAAGAAGAATTATGGAACCTATTTtctacaacaacaagaacaccCACGTCATCAGAAGCAATAATTACAGCTTCTCCGATACAAAATGATCTGAATGAAAGCCCTGCATTGCCCCCTGTCACACAAGAGCGCCGGTGTGCATCTTACACACCTAATGGTCGTCCTGCTCCAGGAGGAGAAACAGAAGTCTCATGGGAGGCGAAATCAAATTACG aaaccTTTGATTATAATGAAGTAATTCACAAATCCATGCTCTTCTATGAGGCTCAGATGTCGGGAGAACTTCCAGATGGACATCGTATACCATGGAGAGGTGATTCAAATATAAAGGATGGATGTAGCATCGATAAAGATCTGAGTGGGGGGTGGTATAACG GTGGTGGTGCAGTAAAGACAACGTCATTGATTGCATTCAGTACAACAATGCTTGCATGGGGAGCTATTGAGTATGGTGAAGCATATGAAGTAGCTGGGGAATATAGTCATGTATTACAACAAATTCGATGGGCCGCACAATATCTTATTAAGTGCCATACAGCGGAAAATGAATTGGTTGTGCAG GTTGGAAAATACATGTCTGCCCAGACAGATTGGAGCAGACCTGAAGACACTACACAAACAGATCGTTCAATTTATTCGATAAACGCCGACCAACCTGGTAGTGACGCAGCTTCTGATGTGGCTGCTGCTCTTGCTGCTGCAAGCATCTTTTTCAATCAAACTG ATTCTGCATTTTCTTCCACATGTTTGACTCATGCAAGGCAATTGTTTACATTCGCACATACCAACAGAGGTGTATATAGTGCTTCTATACCTCGTGAAAATACAAGATATTTCTCATTTAGTGGCGCAGAGGATGAGTTG GCATGGGCTGCAATCTGGTTGTACAAAGCCACTTACGAGGACGAGTACTTAGATATGGCACAAAGCTTCCATAATGAAATAACCAATCacagaaacatatttttttgggacgataaaacaaaAGGAGTAGAG GTGTTACTTGCCAAAGCTACCAACAGTCGCCAATATAAGACACCAGTGTTTGCGTTTGCAAACTGGCTTCAAACAGGCACATACAAAATACCTGGAGGAATGGTGTGGCTTAATTACCGTGGTCCAAATATGCATTCAG CTTATGTCGCATTTCTGAGTGTCCAAGCAGCAGAACTGGCAGATACAGAAGCGGACACAAAcagatatttaaatttttcaatgaCGCAGATGGCTGCATTGTCAggaaaaaacacaaatcatAGCTTTGTTGTTGGCTTGGGTTTAAATGCACCACAGAACCCCCATCACAGATCTAG CTCCTGTGGTTCTGAACCTgcaatttgtaataaaaacgCTATCAGTCAAGGTTCTAGGAATGCTCACAAATTATATGGAGCCCTGGTTGGTGGACCCGACCAATTTGGAAG ATATGTGGACCGGGCAAGCGACTACATTCGCAATGAAGTTGCCATTGATTTTAATGCTGGCTTACAATCATTAGCAGCAGGTTTGAAACAGCGTGAAATGACAATACAAGCGAAACGGTCTCGGAACAGTGCGCCATAG
- the LOC100185630 gene encoding uncharacterized protein LOC100185630 isoform X1, whose translation MIRLIFTFVLLAFITPSSKTCIVPERGTRFGDLGKRSDVVLRAVVNRTIATQASANRYEAVFHVTGLFPSKSGGFQRGERITVGPFGPAPRCTPVEVGSQYILFLRRNPEGTGFRYRLRYNPIASSRRTVFFFGRLLAGKITGRHFMVSGCRELARPRNGKVQCTYGRERCRFMCNRGFRLTGGPAYKSCSKSDMVWTPPGNPRCISLSAPVENTRRGWRPARTRIRTIVRNTGEEEEEEEEEEEEEEEEEEEAPRPIQLRKSKKKPPPKAVRRPINRPGNPPTPNRTLRVGGAQPGPRDETPTVPSEIDVPAENNTSEVTTTQEPSTTTTTTPAPTTTTTTPAPTTTTTTTTTPTPAPTTTTATTTTPATPATTRLPTTIRRRTTIPWFLTNPSSDPPAHTTTTRRTPLVLNAQYQVENVGEEWVDSMGITNRPVLTATNEVVGCPVYNGTIIISSSWYGGFDGRAYFPGVGKTFSGWVARISFNIPLENLETYTVNLHSIAHSRTEYCFVPKYYNVNLYQGQDLTISFVGRYSGTGQIIGKAELLGLCSGWQIDGKTVGKLLPMDATTTNVSEAWTTDTTIQMVSGNPPSREDKSQEELWNLFSTTTRTPTSSEAIITASPIQNDLNESPALPPVTQERRCASYTPNGRPAPGGETEVSWEAKSNYETFDYNEVIHKSMLFYEAQMSGELPDGHRIPWRGDSNIKDGCSIDKDLSGGWYNGGGAVKTTSLIAFSTTMLAWGAIEYGEAYEVAGEYSHVLQQIRWAAQYLIKCHTAENELVVQVGKYMSAQTDWSRPEDTTQTDRSIYSINADQPGSDAASDVAAALAAASIFFNQTDSAFSSTCLTHARQLFTFAHTNRGVYSASIPRENTRYFSFSGAEDELAWAAIWLYKATYEDEYLDMAQSFHNEITNHRNIFFWDDKTKGVEVLLAKATNSRQYKTPVFAFANWLQTGTYKIPGGMVWLNYRGPNMHSAYVAFLSVQAAELADTEADTNRYLNFSMTQMAALSGKNTNHSFVVGLGLNAPQNPHHRSSSCGSEPAICNKNAISQGSRNAHKLYGALVGGPDQFGRYVDRASDYIRNEVAIDFNAGLQSLAAGLKQREMTIQAKRSRNSAP comes from the exons ATGATTCGTTTAATCTTCACGTTCGTTTTACTTGCGTTTATTACACCGTCTTCGAAGACTTGTATAGTCCCTGAACGAGGTACACGGTTTGGAGATTTAGGAAAAAG ATCAGATGTTGTACTTCGTGCTGTGGTAAATAGAACCATAGCAACGCAAGCGTCAGCTAATCGTTATGAAGCGGTATTCCACGTCACTGGCTTGTTCCCGTCCAAGTCCGGAGGTTTTCAACGTGGAGAAAGAATCAC GGTCGGTCCGTTCGGTCCAGCACCACGATGCACACCCGTGGAAGTTGGTTcgcaatatattttatttttaagaagAAACCCAGAGGGTACCGGTTTCCGATACAGACTACGATACAATCCGATCGCTTCGTCGAGACGAACCGTGTTCTTTTTTGGACGACTCTTAGCTG GAAAAATTACCGGCCGACACTTCATGGTTTCTGGTTGCCGAGAACTGGCACGACCACGAAATGGGAAAGTTCAATGTACGTATGGAAGGGAGAGATGTCGTTTTATGTGTAACCGAGGCTTTAGACTCACTGGGGGACCTGCCTACAAATCTTGCAGTAAGAGTGACATGGTGTGGACACCCCCAGGTAATCCAAGGTGTATTTCATTATCCGCTCCGGTGGAAAACACGAGAAGAGGCTGGAGACCCGCCCGCACAAGGATAAGGACAATAGTTAGAAACACAggagaagaagaggaagaggaggaagaggaagaagaagaggaagaagaagaggaagaagaagctCCACGACCAATTCAATTGCGAAAATCGAAGAAGAAACCACCTCCAAAAGCAGTTCGCAGGCCAATTAATCGACCAGGAAATCCACCAACGCCAAACCGTACATTGAGGGTAGGAGGTGCTCAGCCTGGGCCGCGTGATGAAACCCCAACAGTTCCAAGCGAAATCGATGTTCCTGCTGAAAATAATACAAGTGAGGTGACGACCACGCAAGAGCCATCAACAACTACTACAACTACACCAGCACCAACTACTACAACTACCACTCCAGCACCTACTACTAcaacgacgacgacgacgacaCCAACGCcggcaccaacaacaacaacagcgaCTACTACCACACCAGCAACACCTGCTACAACCAGACTGCCAACTACGATTAGAAGAAGGACAACCATTCCCTGGTTCTTGACAAACCCTTCTTCCGACCCACCTGCTCACACAACCACCACGCGCAGAACTCCTTTAGTTTTAAACGCGCAATATCAAGTAGAAAACGTCGGCGAGGAATGGGTTGATTCGATGGGTATTACGAACCGCCCTGTGTTAACGGCCACCAACGAAGTTGTCGGCTGCCCGGTATATAATGGAACGATTATAATCAGTAGTAGTTGGTATGGTGGCTTTGACGGTCGTGCGTATTTCCCTGGTGTAGGCAAAACCTTTAGCGGCTGGGTAGCGCGCATTAGTTTCAATATTCCGCTAGAAAATCTGGAAACATACACAGTAAACTTACACAGCATTGCTCACAGTAGAACGGAATATTGTTTTGTCCCAAAATACTACAATGTCAATCTTTACCAAGGGCAG GACCTCACAATCAGCTTTGTCGGCCGGTACTCTGGAACCGGACAAATCATCGGCAAAGCAGAGTTGCTGGGTTTATGCAGTGGGTGGCAGATTGACGGTAAAACCGTCGGCAAGCTTTTGCCAATGGACGCAACGACTACAAACGTTTCTGAAGCGTGGACAACCGACAC AACAATTCAGATGGTTTCAGGAAACCCACCATCCAGAGAAGATAAAAGCCAAGAAGAATTATGGAACCTATTTtctacaacaacaagaacaccCACGTCATCAGAAGCAATAATTACAGCTTCTCCGATACAAAATGATCTGAATGAAAGCCCTGCATTGCCCCCTGTCACACAAGAGCGCCGGTGTGCATCTTACACACCTAATGGTCGTCCTGCTCCAGGAGGAGAAACAGAAGTCTCATGGGAGGCGAAATCAAATTACG aaaccTTTGATTATAATGAAGTAATTCACAAATCCATGCTCTTCTATGAGGCTCAGATGTCGGGAGAACTTCCAGATGGACATCGTATACCATGGAGAGGTGATTCAAATATAAAGGATGGATGTAGCATCGATAAAGATCTGAGTGGGGGGTGGTATAACG GTGGTGGTGCAGTAAAGACAACGTCATTGATTGCATTCAGTACAACAATGCTTGCATGGGGAGCTATTGAGTATGGTGAAGCATATGAAGTAGCTGGGGAATATAGTCATGTATTACAACAAATTCGATGGGCCGCACAATATCTTATTAAGTGCCATACAGCGGAAAATGAATTGGTTGTGCAG GTTGGAAAATACATGTCTGCCCAGACAGATTGGAGCAGACCTGAAGACACTACACAAACAGATCGTTCAATTTATTCGATAAACGCCGACCAACCTGGTAGTGACGCAGCTTCTGATGTGGCTGCTGCTCTTGCTGCTGCAAGCATCTTTTTCAATCAAACTG ATTCTGCATTTTCTTCCACATGTTTGACTCATGCAAGGCAATTGTTTACATTCGCACATACCAACAGAGGTGTATATAGTGCTTCTATACCTCGTGAAAATACAAGATATTTCTCATTTAGTGGCGCAGAGGATGAGTTG GCATGGGCTGCAATCTGGTTGTACAAAGCCACTTACGAGGACGAGTACTTAGATATGGCACAAAGCTTCCATAATGAAATAACCAATCacagaaacatatttttttgggacgataaaacaaaAGGAGTAGAG GTGTTACTTGCCAAAGCTACCAACAGTCGCCAATATAAGACACCAGTGTTTGCGTTTGCAAACTGGCTTCAAACAGGCACATACAAAATACCTGGAGGAATGGTGTGGCTTAATTACCGTGGTCCAAATATGCATTCAG CTTATGTCGCATTTCTGAGTGTCCAAGCAGCAGAACTGGCAGATACAGAAGCGGACACAAAcagatatttaaatttttcaatgaCGCAGATGGCTGCATTGTCAggaaaaaacacaaatcatAGCTTTGTTGTTGGCTTGGGTTTAAATGCACCACAGAACCCCCATCACAGATCTAG CTCCTGTGGTTCTGAACCTgcaatttgtaataaaaacgCTATCAGTCAAGGTTCTAGGAATGCTCACAAATTATATGGAGCCCTGGTTGGTGGACCCGACCAATTTGGAAG ATATGTGGACCGGGCAAGCGACTACATTCGCAATGAAGTTGCCATTGATTTTAATGCTGGCTTACAATCATTAGCAGCAGGTTTGAAACAGCGTGAAATGACAATACAAGCGAAACGGTCTCGGAACAGTGCGCCATAG